A DNA window from Turicibacter sp. TJ11 contains the following coding sequences:
- a CDS encoding M60 family metallopeptidase: MFDIKKYFNLALLGITALLNINHHSVQAANAYYSETNAPEFYGTTQITLKVGDSLDLQEAKYRIYARDFEDGDLTQHIQVKSENVDETTAGTYAVVYTVTDSHQNTTEITVPVIVSDDSNVNPSIQRTLYDLPSVWNMSLVGTHRANSGDRQHLGVFLPQGSNVKVKMISGDLNIQLQGLNNDADTEQSTQLNKDKTEQLVTANHDIVLFARTAVGENIEKQIIEIEFVDPAVKSVQYYHDGDDEANFMSEWEKDSGNYAVIENEVITVLVPYADRTKITAPTYFGNAFNTLDEFLYYWQEAVDFFDECLGLEFNPEEAIDQNVRSRYTIKADKDSAGAAYYSISHVAINSASVASFFQRNWGGLHEIAHGYQGSLGSNGMALGEVSNNILGWFFQYYSLNTDRFSQNYDFYGNLGGVGMLDQTEHKYNLNRLSGETFSQLDVYYRLYALLNLLESFDSYHTYANINQWYRRYVNDKGAIKNQDAYTLAIAENYGYNVVPYFEAWGVDISDQTKSTLDVGNYQYVSILSDLVSEAMATEIKIKENLHGEFALVSNELLSKYGLKGSLDLTIQIQNLDDVIGKYIYLMDGETSVAKVKITSETVVFDDLPVGTYTLQMPIPNGDYVYDPQYVIIKEGQNEATFDYRSTDTSQQETCMWLGIKGIYNTYGFKMELNSTNEATITLGGADLGNRNASWANRPDEVYTSIKILDPQGQEVYYKEAKGNNYLSLTTVTEKLTVDSNYVVEIYHDNPQNYVKVFSQVTGNEIENYRTTEKNTRYVIKNCGFVKENMTDEEFDQINYEVLASQLKEMIDDYQRHVSEAELQNKKINSAKKSQILAAINQLRDEDKAPYLDLYHQIKTGGIPVLQAEESYTFKVGDVIDLYDLVSATDNEDGEISLDQENTIIETKLDPNVPGTYRVKYTVLDSDQNKAEKEITVTIVQPVEPEQPVEPEQPVEPEQPVEPEQPVDPEQPVEPEQPVEPEQPVEPEQPVEPEQPVEPEQPVEPEQPVEPEQPEQPEQSNELDDPEHVIHQPETGFSGLLGLFGFIGILTGVLCIKKKKN, from the coding sequence GTGTTTGACATCAAAAAGTATTTCAACTTAGCTCTGCTTGGAATCACTGCACTTTTAAATATCAATCATCATTCGGTTCAGGCAGCGAATGCTTATTATAGCGAAACAAATGCTCCTGAATTTTATGGAACGACACAAATCACCTTAAAAGTAGGAGATTCACTAGATTTACAGGAAGCTAAATATCGAATTTATGCGAGAGATTTTGAAGATGGGGATTTAACTCAACACATTCAAGTGAAATCTGAGAATGTGGATGAAACAACGGCTGGAACGTATGCTGTCGTTTATACGGTCACGGATTCACATCAGAATACGACAGAAATCACAGTACCTGTCATTGTCTCGGATGATTCAAACGTGAATCCTAGTATTCAACGCACACTTTATGATTTACCCTCGGTTTGGAATATGAGTTTAGTTGGGACTCATCGAGCGAACTCAGGGGATCGTCAACACTTAGGCGTGTTCTTACCCCAAGGTTCCAATGTAAAAGTGAAAATGATTAGTGGAGATTTAAATATTCAGCTCCAAGGGTTAAATAATGATGCGGATACCGAACAATCCACTCAACTAAATAAAGATAAAACCGAACAACTTGTGACAGCTAATCATGATATTGTCTTATTTGCCCGTACAGCCGTGGGAGAAAACATTGAAAAACAGATCATTGAAATTGAATTTGTTGACCCGGCTGTTAAGTCGGTTCAGTATTATCATGATGGGGATGATGAAGCTAACTTTATGTCGGAGTGGGAAAAAGACAGTGGAAACTATGCGGTCATTGAAAATGAAGTGATTACGGTTTTAGTGCCGTATGCAGATCGAACGAAAATTACGGCTCCTACTTACTTTGGAAATGCGTTTAATACGTTAGATGAATTTTTATATTACTGGCAGGAAGCGGTTGATTTCTTTGATGAGTGCTTAGGGTTAGAGTTTAATCCAGAAGAAGCGATTGACCAAAACGTTCGAAGTCGATATACGATTAAGGCAGATAAAGATAGTGCCGGAGCGGCTTACTATTCCATCAGTCATGTGGCGATTAACTCGGCTAGCGTGGCATCGTTTTTCCAAAGAAACTGGGGAGGATTACATGAGATTGCCCACGGTTACCAAGGATCGCTCGGTTCAAACGGTATGGCATTAGGAGAAGTCTCAAACAATATTTTAGGTTGGTTTTTTCAGTATTACAGTTTAAATACCGATCGATTCTCTCAAAATTATGATTTTTATGGGAACTTAGGTGGAGTCGGAATGCTTGACCAAACGGAGCATAAGTATAATTTGAATCGATTATCAGGAGAAACGTTTTCCCAATTGGATGTGTATTATCGACTCTATGCCTTGTTAAATCTTTTAGAAAGTTTTGATTCGTATCACACGTATGCCAACATTAATCAATGGTATCGACGTTATGTTAATGACAAGGGAGCCATTAAAAATCAAGACGCTTATACGTTAGCGATTGCCGAAAATTATGGGTATAACGTCGTGCCTTACTTTGAGGCTTGGGGAGTGGACATCTCGGATCAAACGAAATCGACCTTAGATGTTGGAAACTATCAGTATGTCAGTATTTTAAGTGACTTAGTGAGTGAAGCGATGGCAACAGAAATTAAGATAAAAGAAAATCTTCATGGTGAATTTGCCTTAGTTTCAAATGAATTGTTGAGTAAATACGGCTTAAAAGGATCGCTAGACTTAACGATTCAGATTCAAAATTTAGATGATGTTATCGGAAAATATATCTACTTAATGGATGGAGAAACATCAGTTGCTAAAGTGAAGATAACAAGTGAAACAGTGGTGTTCGATGACCTTCCAGTGGGAACCTACACGCTTCAAATGCCAATTCCAAATGGGGATTATGTCTATGATCCGCAATATGTCATCATTAAAGAAGGACAAAATGAAGCGACATTTGATTATCGAAGTACGGATACGAGTCAACAAGAGACGTGCATGTGGTTAGGAATTAAAGGTATTTATAATACCTATGGGTTTAAAATGGAGTTAAATTCAACAAATGAAGCAACCATCACACTGGGTGGGGCTGATTTAGGAAATCGAAATGCCTCGTGGGCCAATCGTCCGGATGAGGTTTATACAAGCATTAAGATTTTAGATCCTCAAGGACAAGAAGTCTATTATAAAGAAGCGAAAGGAAATAATTATTTAAGTTTAACGACAGTGACAGAAAAACTCACCGTTGATTCAAACTATGTCGTCGAGATTTATCATGATAATCCTCAAAATTATGTGAAGGTCTTTAGTCAGGTAACGGGCAATGAAATTGAAAATTACCGTACCACGGAAAAAAACACGCGTTATGTCATTAAAAATTGTGGATTTGTGAAAGAAAACATGACCGATGAAGAATTTGATCAAATTAATTATGAGGTTCTGGCCTCTCAGTTAAAAGAAATGATTGATGACTATCAACGTCACGTCTCTGAAGCGGAACTACAAAATAAAAAAATCAATAGCGCTAAAAAAAGTCAAATTCTTGCCGCGATTAATCAGTTAAGGGATGAAGATAAAGCGCCTTATTTAGACTTATATCACCAAATCAAAACAGGAGGAATTCCCGTTTTACAAGCTGAGGAGTCGTATACCTTTAAAGTTGGAGATGTAATCGATCTATATGATTTAGTTTCAGCAACGGATAACGAAGATGGCGAGATTTCACTGGATCAAGAAAACACGATCATTGAAACAAAACTTGATCCTAACGTACCAGGAACGTATCGAGTCAAGTACACGGTATTAGACTCTGATCAAAACAAAGCTGAAAAAGAAATTACAGTGACTATCGTCCAACCCGTAGAACCCGAACAGCCAGTGGAACCCGAGCAACCCGTAGAACCCGAACAGCCAGTGGAACCCGAACAGCCAGTGGATCCAGAACAGCCAGTGGAACCGGAACAACCGGTAGAACCGGAACAACCGGTAGAACCCGAACAACCAGTGGAACCCGAACAACCCGTAGAACCCGAACAACCAGTGGAACCGGAACAACCGGTAGAACCCGAACAACCCGAACAACCAGAACAATCAAATGAGCTAGATGATCCAGAACATGTCATTCACCAACCGGAAACTGGCTTTTCAGGATTATTAGGATTGTTTGGCTTTATTGGGATATTAACAGGTGTTTTATGTATTAAGAAAAAGAAGAATTAA
- the metG gene encoding methionine--tRNA ligase yields the protein MTKPTFYITTPIYYPSGKFHIGTAYTTVASDAMARYKRARGFDVRFLTGMDEHGQKIQEKAQEAGKDPQAYVDEIADAAKKLWAMMDITNDDFIRTTEKRHEEMVEKIFAKFMENGDIYKGHYEGLYCTPCESYYTETQLVDGKCPDCGRDVKVVKEESYFFNMKKYADRLMEYYNANPEFILPESRKNEMVNNFIKPGLEDLSVSRTTFDWGVKVPGDPKHVIYVWVDALSNYITSLGYGSDNEELFNKYWPADVHVVGKDIVRFHTIYWPIFLMALDLPLPKKIFAHGFIMMKDGKMSKSKGNVVYPEMLIERYGLDAVRYFLLRELPFGQDGVFSPESFVERVNFDLANDLGNLLNRTVSMINKYFGGVIPAYAGQVTEFDQTLEDFIKMTVEKVEKNFEEMQFSIVLSDIWALVARTNKYIDETAPWVLAKDEANKDQLASVMNHLAESLRQIAIMIEPFMPRTTPQIFAQLGIENEASKVWDSLTKFDTLAEKTKVVEKGTPIFPRLEVEVEVEYIKDQMSQSVKPTTEEPKKEEKIEEVETTPLIGIDDFMKVEIKVGQIKECKQHPKADRLLVSQIDLGSEVRQIVSGIAEHYQPEQLVGRKVLVVTNLKPVKLRGELSEGMVLAASNDGVLTLPTIIDELPNGSKVK from the coding sequence GTGACTAAGCCAACGTTTTATATTACAACTCCAATTTACTATCCAAGTGGGAAATTCCACATCGGGACAGCTTATACAACAGTAGCGTCTGATGCGATGGCTCGTTATAAACGTGCTCGTGGTTTCGATGTTCGTTTCTTAACTGGGATGGATGAGCATGGACAAAAGATTCAAGAAAAAGCCCAAGAAGCTGGAAAAGACCCACAAGCTTATGTGGATGAAATTGCCGATGCAGCGAAAAAGTTATGGGCGATGATGGATATTACAAATGATGATTTCATTCGTACAACTGAAAAACGTCATGAAGAAATGGTTGAAAAAATCTTCGCTAAATTTATGGAAAACGGAGATATTTATAAAGGGCATTATGAGGGATTATATTGTACACCTTGTGAGTCATACTACACAGAAACCCAATTAGTAGATGGAAAATGTCCAGATTGTGGACGTGATGTGAAAGTCGTAAAAGAAGAATCTTATTTCTTTAACATGAAAAAATACGCGGATCGTTTAATGGAATATTATAATGCGAATCCTGAGTTTATCTTACCAGAATCACGTAAAAATGAGATGGTCAATAACTTCATCAAACCAGGATTAGAAGACTTATCAGTTTCTCGTACAACATTTGACTGGGGAGTTAAAGTACCAGGAGATCCTAAGCATGTCATTTATGTTTGGGTAGATGCCTTATCTAACTACATTACTTCATTAGGATATGGATCAGATAATGAAGAGTTATTTAATAAATACTGGCCAGCTGACGTACATGTCGTTGGTAAAGATATCGTTCGTTTCCATACGATCTATTGGCCAATTTTCTTAATGGCATTAGACTTACCATTACCTAAGAAAATTTTTGCTCATGGATTTATCATGATGAAAGATGGAAAAATGTCTAAATCAAAAGGAAATGTTGTTTATCCAGAAATGTTAATTGAACGTTATGGACTTGACGCGGTGCGTTACTTCTTATTACGTGAATTACCATTTGGACAAGATGGAGTCTTCTCACCAGAATCATTCGTTGAGCGTGTAAACTTCGATTTAGCTAACGACTTAGGAAACTTATTAAACCGTACCGTTTCGATGATCAACAAATACTTTGGTGGAGTCATTCCAGCTTACGCAGGTCAAGTGACTGAATTTGATCAAACGTTAGAAGATTTCATTAAAATGACAGTTGAAAAAGTTGAGAAAAACTTTGAAGAGATGCAATTTAGTATTGTTTTATCTGATATTTGGGCATTAGTAGCTCGTACAAACAAATACATCGATGAAACAGCTCCTTGGGTATTAGCAAAAGATGAAGCAAACAAAGATCAATTAGCGTCAGTTATGAACCATTTAGCAGAAAGCTTACGTCAAATTGCGATTATGATTGAGCCGTTCATGCCTCGTACAACGCCACAAATCTTTGCTCAATTAGGAATTGAAAATGAAGCATCTAAAGTATGGGATAGCTTAACGAAATTTGATACATTAGCAGAAAAAACAAAAGTGGTTGAAAAAGGAACACCTATTTTCCCACGTCTGGAGGTAGAAGTAGAAGTGGAATACATTAAAGATCAAATGTCACAATCAGTTAAACCAACGACTGAAGAACCTAAAAAAGAAGAAAAAATCGAAGAAGTTGAAACAACACCATTAATCGGAATCGATGATTTCATGAAAGTAGAAATCAAAGTTGGTCAAATCAAAGAATGTAAACAACACCCAAAAGCAGACCGCTTATTAGTTTCTCAAATCGATTTAGGTTCAGAAGTTCGTCAAATCGTTTCTGGAATCGCAGAACACTATCAACCTGAACAATTAGTTGGACGTAAAGTATTAGTCGTAACAAACTTAAAACCAGTAAAATTACGTGGTGAGTTATCAGAAGGGATGGTTTTAGCTGCATCTAACGATGGAGTATTAACATTACCTACAATCATTGATGAATTACCAAACGGATCAAAAGTAAAATAA
- a CDS encoding NUDIX domain-containing protein — translation MKSSVRAVIVEDGKLLCIKLADCLDEGRNHYYLLPGGEVKTIENMFDALRRHCLDTLNLKIKVHDLLFVRDYKSYQQSGDESYLIREIEHIFLCHVVENPDNLIRPQLDCHQIGVEWIPIRNLMDYSFYPKQLSDALWSFCLGDDVDIYLRE, via the coding sequence ATGAAAAGTTCCGTAAGAGCGGTAATTGTTGAAGATGGTAAACTACTTTGTATCAAATTAGCTGATTGTTTAGATGAAGGACGAAATCATTATTATTTATTACCAGGTGGAGAAGTTAAAACGATAGAAAATATGTTTGATGCCCTCAGACGTCATTGTTTAGATACATTAAATCTAAAGATTAAAGTTCATGATCTATTGTTTGTGAGAGATTATAAATCTTATCAACAAAGTGGTGATGAGTCATATTTGATTCGGGAGATAGAACATATATTTTTATGTCATGTTGTTGAGAACCCAGACAATCTCATTCGTCCACAGTTAGATTGTCATCAAATTGGAGTAGAATGGATTCCTATTCGAAACTTAATGGATTATTCATTTTATCCCAAACAGCTGAGTGATGCGCTGTGGTCATTTTGCCTTGGAGATGATGTGGATATTTATTTAAGAGAATAA
- a CDS encoding peptide ABC transporter substrate-binding protein, translated as MKKYAKFLMIFVFSVMTLTACSGNSDSSDGKFLKVAKDVEISSMDHHVASDGLSFEVIAATIEGLYTLDADGNAVPALAKSHEESEDGLTHTFVLREDANWNNGEPVTAADFVYAWRRLVNPETASEYGFIADVAGITNAAAVNAGELPLEELGVKAIDDKTLEVSLELPVPYFLQLMAFPSFYPLNEAFVTEKGADYAQSPEGLLANGPFKMTEWTQGHSFKVEKNETYYDKDKVELAGIEYKIMKDSQTAALEFESGNLDVVRLAGEIVDLYKTNEAFTLIHEGYLWYMSPNQEVEELSNVNLRKALGHGINKEQLTQAVLNDGSTVADFIVPVSLATGPDGKDFRETAGTYLEYDVKKAQEYWEKVKSELGVDSLTFELLFEDTDSIKKCAEFIQSELQTNLPGLTIELKSQPKKQRVELMRTGAYELGLTRWGPDYADPTTYLDMFITGNDNNMPNYSSEDYDTLMGRIDKGDLVYDVEARWEAMKEAEALLIGEDAAVAPLYQQGNTYLINPKVSGIETHSVGVPFIYKNVKISE; from the coding sequence ATGAAGAAATATGCAAAATTCTTGATGATTTTTGTGTTTTCTGTCATGACCTTGACGGCTTGTTCAGGCAATTCTGACTCAAGTGATGGAAAGTTCTTAAAAGTAGCAAAAGATGTGGAAATATCTTCAATGGATCATCATGTCGCATCAGATGGATTATCATTTGAGGTCATTGCGGCAACGATTGAAGGACTGTATACGTTAGATGCAGATGGAAATGCAGTTCCTGCACTTGCAAAGAGTCATGAAGAGTCAGAAGATGGATTGACTCATACATTTGTTTTAAGAGAAGATGCGAACTGGAATAATGGTGAGCCTGTCACAGCAGCTGATTTTGTGTATGCCTGGCGTCGCTTAGTAAATCCAGAGACAGCGAGTGAATATGGATTTATTGCAGATGTTGCTGGAATTACAAATGCAGCAGCTGTTAATGCTGGGGAGTTGCCTCTTGAAGAGTTAGGTGTAAAAGCAATAGATGACAAAACGTTAGAGGTATCATTAGAGTTACCAGTTCCATACTTCTTACAATTGATGGCTTTTCCATCATTCTATCCATTAAACGAAGCGTTCGTGACAGAAAAAGGTGCGGATTATGCCCAAAGTCCTGAAGGATTATTAGCGAATGGGCCTTTCAAAATGACAGAATGGACGCAAGGTCATAGCTTCAAAGTAGAGAAAAATGAGACTTACTATGATAAAGATAAGGTAGAGCTTGCTGGAATCGAATATAAAATCATGAAAGATTCCCAAACAGCAGCACTTGAGTTTGAATCAGGAAATTTAGATGTTGTTCGTTTAGCTGGAGAAATTGTTGACTTATATAAAACAAACGAAGCTTTCACGTTAATTCATGAAGGGTACTTATGGTATATGTCTCCAAACCAAGAGGTTGAGGAATTAAGTAATGTTAACTTACGTAAAGCATTAGGACATGGAATTAATAAAGAACAGTTAACACAAGCTGTCTTAAATGATGGTTCAACTGTTGCGGACTTTATTGTTCCGGTTAGTTTAGCAACAGGACCAGATGGAAAAGACTTCCGTGAAACAGCTGGGACTTATTTAGAGTATGATGTGAAAAAAGCACAAGAGTACTGGGAAAAAGTAAAATCTGAATTAGGTGTGGATAGTTTAACTTTTGAATTATTATTTGAAGATACGGATTCAATTAAAAAATGTGCCGAGTTCATTCAATCAGAATTACAAACCAACTTACCAGGTTTAACAATTGAGTTAAAATCACAACCGAAAAAACAACGTGTTGAATTAATGCGTACGGGGGCTTATGAACTTGGATTAACACGATGGGGACCAGATTATGCAGATCCAACGACTTATTTAGATATGTTTATCACAGGAAATGATAACAATATGCCTAATTATTCAAGTGAAGATTACGACACATTAATGGGACGTATCGATAAAGGGGATTTAGTCTATGATGTAGAAGCGCGTTGGGAAGCAATGAAAGAGGCAGAAGCCTTGTTAATTGGTGAAGATGCAGCAGTTGCTCCACTTTATCAACAAGGAAATACCTATTTAATTAATCCAAAAGTAAGTGGAATTGAAACACATTCAGTAGGAGTTCCATTCATTTATAAAAATGTAAAAATTTCGGAATAG
- a CDS encoding ABC transporter permease: MWKYILKRLAISVVTIFLILLFLFLMLEFMPGTPFNDEKLTDAQRALLEAKYGLDQPIFIRFFNYLKLALFEGDFGVSYAIQKDVPVSTLIGGRVMITIRIGLQAIVLGTVIGLLLGLVAALRRNTWVDTGATVISVIGVSVPSYVFALGLCFFLGYKFKWFPITYNLDKSFLSTILPTIALSMFVIANVARFLRSEMIEVLQSDFMLLVKAKGVKKKNLILKHAMRNALIPVITVVAPLMVSLMTGSLVVEKIFAIPGMGSLLVTAIQVNDYNVIIALSFIYSILFIGTMLVVDILYGVIDPRIRLSKEGGSHES, encoded by the coding sequence ATGTGGAAATATATTTTAAAGCGACTAGCTATTTCAGTCGTGACAATCTTTTTAATTTTATTGTTTTTATTTTTAATGCTTGAATTTATGCCAGGGACACCGTTTAATGATGAAAAGTTAACGGATGCTCAACGAGCATTACTTGAAGCAAAATATGGGCTCGATCAACCAATTTTCATTCGTTTCTTTAACTATTTAAAATTAGCCTTATTTGAAGGGGATTTTGGTGTTTCATATGCGATTCAAAAAGATGTACCCGTGAGTACATTGATTGGTGGTCGCGTTATGATTACGATTCGTATTGGATTACAAGCGATTGTGTTAGGAACAGTGATTGGTTTATTACTTGGACTAGTGGCTGCGCTTCGTCGTAATACGTGGGTTGATACTGGAGCTACTGTTATTTCAGTGATTGGAGTCAGTGTGCCATCGTATGTGTTTGCGTTAGGACTTTGTTTCTTTTTAGGTTATAAATTTAAATGGTTCCCAATTACGTATAATCTTGATAAGTCATTTTTATCAACGATTTTACCGACCATTGCACTTTCGATGTTTGTTATTGCGAACGTGGCACGCTTCTTGCGTTCAGAAATGATTGAGGTTTTACAATCGGACTTTATGTTGCTCGTTAAAGCAAAAGGAGTTAAAAAGAAAAATTTAATTTTAAAACATGCGATGAGAAATGCCCTAATTCCGGTTATCACAGTCGTTGCACCATTAATGGTCAGTTTAATGACGGGAAGCTTAGTGGTAGAGAAAATCTTTGCGATTCCTGGTATGGGGAGTTTATTGGTGACAGCGATTCAAGTGAATGACTACAATGTCATCATTGCCTTATCGTTTATTTACAGTATTTTGTTCATCGGAACAATGTTAGTTGTGGATATTTTATATGGAGTCATTGATCCAAGAATCCGTTTATCGAAAGAAGGTGGAAGTCATGAGTCATAA